TGCCACGATTAGGTAAGTGCAAATGGCAACCCAAATGTGGACGTTCACAGCGTTTTCAGAGTTTCCCCAGAGCTTCTTTATGGTTAGGTTCTGCTTTATCCATTTGAAGAAAGTCTCTATTTTCCAGCGCTTTCTGTATAAATGTGCGATTTCCAGAGCAGAAGCCTCAAAGTTGTTGGACAGGA
This sequence is a window from Bacteroidales bacterium. Protein-coding genes within it:
- a CDS encoding transposase, producing LSNNFEASALEIAHLYRKRWKIETFFKWIKQNLTIKKLWGNSENAVNVHIWVAICTYLIVAYVKYTLKS